Proteins encoded within one genomic window of uncultured Sphingopyxis sp.:
- a CDS encoding IS91 family transposase: MRASLEVADVFRAAGPTYRAAHAGHLSLHQLKIMSAIEHCRTAALGGHVEACTDCGHWRIAYNSCRNRHCPRCQGAAARSWLEAREADLLPVGYFHVVFTLPAEVAAIAFHNKALVYDLLFKAAADTMLTIAADPKHLGARIGITAVLHTWGSALTHHPHIHMIVPGGGLSRDGTRWISARPAFLLPVRVLGALFRRLFLTRLRALHDRGQLAFFGTMSQLAERRAFLRHLSPVRKKRWVVYAKPPFAGPEAVLAYLSRYTHRVAISNSRLLRFDEEGVTFRYKDYRKAGAGRQQVMTLAADEFIRRFLLHALPRGFHRIRHYGLLASAHRKDHLERARRLLDVAPPPTDEPVVDAGPGPTCPCCGGTMIIIEVFERRYQPRAPPQLAVSSGAPAP, translated from the coding sequence ATGCGCGCCTCACTCGAGGTCGCCGACGTCTTCCGCGCTGCCGGGCCAACCTACCGCGCCGCCCATGCCGGGCATCTCAGCCTGCACCAGCTCAAGATCATGTCGGCGATCGAGCATTGCCGCACCGCCGCGCTCGGTGGTCATGTCGAGGCCTGTACCGACTGCGGGCACTGGCGGATCGCCTATAACAGCTGCCGCAACCGGCACTGCCCCAGGTGCCAGGGCGCCGCCGCGCGCAGCTGGCTCGAAGCGCGCGAGGCCGACCTGCTCCCGGTCGGTTACTTCCATGTCGTGTTCACCCTGCCTGCCGAGGTCGCCGCCATCGCCTTCCACAACAAGGCGCTGGTCTACGATCTGCTGTTCAAGGCCGCCGCCGATACGATGCTGACCATCGCCGCCGACCCGAAGCACCTCGGCGCCCGGATCGGCATCACCGCCGTCCTCCACACCTGGGGCTCGGCGCTGACCCACCATCCCCACATCCACATGATCGTACCCGGCGGCGGCCTATCGCGCGATGGAACGCGCTGGATATCGGCACGCCCCGCCTTCCTGCTCCCGGTTCGCGTGCTCGGCGCGCTCTTCCGCCGGCTTTTCCTCACCCGGCTGCGCGCCCTCCATGACCGCGGGCAGCTCGCCTTCTTCGGCACCATGTCGCAGCTTGCCGAGCGGCGCGCGTTCCTGCGGCACCTCTCACCCGTCAGGAAGAAGCGCTGGGTCGTCTACGCCAAGCCGCCGTTCGCTGGCCCTGAGGCGGTGCTCGCTTATCTCTCCCGCTACACCCACCGGGTCGCCATATCGAACAGTCGGCTCCTCCGGTTCGACGAGGAAGGCGTCACCTTCCGCTACAAGGATTACCGCAAGGCCGGCGCCGGACGGCAGCAGGTCATGACCCTCGCCGCCGACGAGTTCATCCGCCGCTTTCTTCTCCACGCCCTGCCGCGCGGGTTCCACCGCATCCGCCACTATGGCCTTCTCGCCAGCGCACACCGCAAGGATCATCTCGAACGCGCCCGCCGCCTGCTCGATGTCGCACCTCCGCCGACCGACGAGCCCGTCGTCGATGCAGGGCCCGGGCCAACCTGCCCGTGCTGCGGCGGTACCATGATCATCATCGAGGTCTTCGAGCGCCGCTACCAGCCCCGCGCGCCGCCCCAGCTTGCGGTCTCATCCGGGGCACCTGCGCCGTGA
- a CDS encoding site-specific integrase, with product MNELIQIGPISPLRQRLIDDMTMRRFSKETQRNYLRDVGRFATWLGRSPHTAGAEDIRRFQIEQQQAGVPAPTMNSIVGALRFFFTHTLDRPDLARKLVRTRQVRKIPVVLTMAEVKRLLDATRSLKHQAALSVAYGAGLRVAEVSALKVSDIDSKRMLLRIERGKGGRYRNAMLPEGLLLLLRDWWRAGRQQGILVPDGWLFPGQSAAAPISTRQLYRVVVEAAEAADIDKRVGPHTLRHSFATHLLEDGVDIRVIQALLGHAKLGTTAFYTQVATKTVRSIVSPLDRLALASPSEEAPDG from the coding sequence ATGAACGAGCTTATCCAGATTGGCCCGATCAGCCCGCTGCGCCAGCGCCTGATCGACGACATGACCATGCGCCGCTTCTCGAAGGAGACGCAGCGTAATTATCTTCGCGATGTGGGGCGGTTCGCGACCTGGCTCGGACGCTCGCCGCACACCGCAGGCGCCGAGGACATTCGGCGGTTCCAGATCGAGCAGCAGCAGGCGGGCGTCCCGGCGCCGACCATGAACAGCATCGTCGGCGCGCTGAGGTTCTTCTTCACGCACACGCTCGACCGCCCCGACCTCGCGCGCAAGCTCGTCCGCACCAGGCAGGTACGCAAGATCCCGGTCGTGCTGACGATGGCCGAGGTAAAGCGCCTGCTCGATGCGACCCGCAGCCTCAAGCACCAGGCTGCGCTGTCGGTCGCCTATGGCGCGGGCCTACGCGTCGCCGAGGTGTCGGCGCTCAAGGTCAGCGATATCGACAGCAAGCGCATGCTGCTTCGGATCGAGCGCGGCAAAGGCGGGCGCTACCGCAACGCCATGCTTCCCGAAGGCCTGCTCCTGCTCCTGCGCGACTGGTGGCGCGCTGGGCGGCAACAGGGCATCCTTGTCCCCGACGGCTGGCTCTTTCCCGGACAGAGCGCCGCGGCGCCGATCAGCACGCGGCAGCTCTACCGCGTCGTCGTCGAAGCCGCGGAGGCGGCGGACATCGACAAGCGCGTCGGACCGCATACCCTGCGCCACAGCTTCGCCACCCACCTGCTTGAGGACGGTGTCGATATCCGCGTCATCCAGGCGCTGCTCGGTCACGCCAAGCTGGGCACCACCGCCTTTTACACCCAGGTGGCGACCAAGACGGTGCGGTCGATCGTCAGTCCGCTCGACAGGCTCGCGCTCGCATCGCCCAGCGAGGAAGCGCCCGACGGCTGA
- a CDS encoding amidase, giving the protein MFNQSRRQFVTSTAAAGMSLLARPALAATQSEWRDATDLAERIDKGDLSAKEAVEHAIRMAEAAQPKLNFLTVSDFERAMDKVRIGRPTGPFGGVPFLVKDQLSYIGLPTRAGSRSRQGSPPLARQSVYTDAFDRAGLVVLGKTAMPEFGFLPTTEPVASGVTRNPWDTGRSAGGSSGGAAAAVAAGIVPVAHGSDGGGSLRIPGSCCGLFALKPSRGRMLGTRKDIDATSLSADHVLTRSVRDSAAMFALTEDSGEGARFAPVGLIKEPLDRRLRIGLVVNTFDGSEPERDVRRAVLGTAKLLTDLGHEVVPTKWPIGEKFFQDFLLFWSSGAAAVAAQAKKTQPDRKLEDLFEPFTLGLAELFANTSEQSLGQAVTGLKEAASAYDPWFASSKLDAVLSPVVFTPPPPLGYLSGSQPMDILMERLIRYAGYTPYHNVAGGPAMSVPLHWTREGLPIGSQICAPTGQEGLLFGLALQLEQARPWAQRHPDQWFA; this is encoded by the coding sequence ATGTTCAATCAATCGCGTCGCCAATTCGTCACCTCAACGGCCGCAGCAGGGATGTCGCTTTTGGCGAGGCCCGCACTTGCAGCAACGCAATCCGAGTGGCGGGATGCGACCGACCTGGCCGAGCGCATCGACAAGGGAGACCTGTCAGCAAAAGAGGCGGTCGAGCATGCGATCCGAATGGCAGAAGCGGCGCAGCCAAAGCTGAACTTTCTGACCGTCTCCGATTTTGAACGCGCGATGGACAAGGTTCGAATTGGGCGTCCTACAGGGCCGTTCGGAGGAGTTCCTTTCCTTGTCAAGGATCAGCTATCCTATATCGGCCTGCCGACACGGGCCGGTTCCCGCTCGCGTCAGGGCAGCCCGCCGCTTGCCCGGCAAAGCGTCTATACCGATGCCTTCGACCGCGCCGGTCTGGTCGTGCTCGGCAAGACCGCCATGCCTGAATTCGGTTTCTTGCCCACGACCGAACCTGTTGCATCGGGAGTCACGCGCAACCCTTGGGATACTGGGCGCTCAGCAGGTGGATCATCGGGCGGAGCGGCGGCGGCTGTAGCGGCCGGGATCGTGCCTGTTGCCCATGGCAGCGATGGCGGCGGGTCGCTTCGTATCCCCGGATCTTGCTGCGGGCTTTTCGCGCTCAAGCCGTCGCGGGGCCGAATGCTCGGAACGCGCAAAGACATCGACGCGACGAGTCTCAGCGCCGACCATGTCCTGACCCGCAGTGTCAGGGATTCCGCGGCGATGTTCGCGCTGACGGAAGACAGTGGCGAGGGCGCCCGTTTCGCGCCCGTCGGATTGATCAAGGAGCCTCTTGACCGCCGGTTGCGGATCGGTCTTGTCGTCAACACATTCGACGGGTCCGAGCCGGAGCGAGATGTTCGCAGGGCGGTGCTCGGCACCGCCAAGCTGCTGACGGATCTCGGGCACGAAGTTGTTCCGACGAAGTGGCCCATCGGCGAGAAATTCTTTCAGGATTTCCTGCTGTTCTGGTCGTCGGGCGCCGCTGCCGTTGCGGCACAGGCGAAAAAGACCCAGCCCGACCGGAAGCTCGAGGATCTCTTCGAACCATTTACCTTGGGCCTGGCGGAGCTGTTCGCAAATACGTCCGAGCAGAGCCTCGGTCAGGCAGTGACGGGGCTGAAGGAGGCCGCATCGGCATACGATCCCTGGTTTGCTTCGTCGAAGCTCGATGCCGTGCTGTCGCCGGTGGTTTTCACGCCGCCGCCACCGCTCGGCTATCTTTCGGGGAGCCAGCCGATGGACATCTTGATGGAGCGGTTGATCCGCTATGCCGGCTACACGCCGTATCACAATGTGGCGGGAGGCCCAGCGATGAGCGTTCCTCTCCACTGGACCCGC